The following are encoded in a window of Thalassotalea insulae genomic DNA:
- a CDS encoding isovaleryl-CoA dehydrogenase, with the protein MISTFTSLNFNLGETVDMIRDQVNAFARDEIAPRAEQIDKDNEFPMDLWRKFGDMGLLGMTVDEQYGGSGLGYLEHMVAMQEISRASASVGLSYGAMSNLCLNQLNKNGSHEQKQKYLPKLCTGEHIGALAMSEPNAGSDVVSMKLRAEKKGDKYILNGNKMWITNGPDAHVYVIYAKTDVNAGSKGITAFIVERDFPGFSRHQKLDKLGMRGSNTCELVFEDCEVPAENILGEEGKGVRVLMSGLDYERLVLTGGPLGIMDACMDLVVPYIHDRKQFGQSIGEFQLVQGKIADMYTQMNAAKSYAYMCAQAADRGETTRKDAAGVILYAAELATKMSLDAIQLLGGNGYINEFPAGRLLRDAKLYEIGAGTSEIRRMLIGRELFNES; encoded by the coding sequence ATGATTTCTACATTCACATCACTCAATTTTAACCTTGGCGAAACCGTTGACATGATCCGCGATCAAGTAAACGCATTTGCTCGTGACGAAATCGCACCTCGCGCCGAACAAATTGATAAAGATAATGAATTCCCAATGGATTTATGGCGCAAGTTTGGCGACATGGGTTTACTTGGTATGACAGTAGACGAGCAATATGGCGGTTCAGGTTTAGGTTACCTTGAACATATGGTGGCAATGCAGGAAATTTCACGTGCCTCAGCATCAGTCGGCTTAAGCTACGGTGCTATGTCTAACCTTTGTTTAAATCAATTAAACAAAAATGGTAGCCACGAGCAAAAACAAAAGTATCTACCTAAATTATGTACCGGTGAACATATCGGTGCCCTTGCAATGAGTGAACCAAATGCAGGCTCAGATGTTGTAAGCATGAAGCTACGTGCCGAGAAAAAAGGTGATAAGTACATTTTAAACGGTAATAAAATGTGGATCACTAACGGTCCTGACGCGCATGTTTATGTGATTTACGCAAAAACTGATGTTAATGCTGGCTCAAAAGGTATCACTGCGTTTATCGTTGAGCGTGACTTCCCTGGTTTTTCTCGTCATCAAAAATTAGACAAGCTTGGCATGCGTGGCTCAAACACCTGTGAGCTGGTATTTGAAGACTGCGAAGTACCGGCTGAAAATATATTAGGTGAAGAAGGCAAAGGTGTCCGCGTTTTAATGTCAGGTCTTGATTATGAACGTTTAGTATTAACCGGTGGCCCATTAGGCATTATGGATGCCTGTATGGACCTAGTCGTCCCTTATATCCACGACCGTAAACAATTCGGTCAATCAATCGGTGAGTTTCAATTAGTGCAAGGCAAAATCGCCGATATGTACACCCAAATGAACGCTGCAAAATCTTATGCTTATATGTGTGCTCAGGCCGCAGATCGCGGTGAAACCACTCGTAAAGACGCCGCAGGTGTTATTTTATATGCCGCTGAGTTAGCGACAAAAATGTCATTAGATGCTATCCAGTTATTAGGTGGTAATGGCTATATTAATGAGTTCCCAGCTGGTCGTTTATTGCGTGATGCTAAATTATATGAAATCGGCGCTGGTACCTCAGAAATCCGTCGAATGCTCATCGGTCGCGAATTGTTTAACGAGTCATAA